Part of the Vibrio penaeicida genome is shown below.
TAAGGCAAATGGTGCCGTCAGGTTGATTTTCGATAGGCTGAGGTTGGATGGACCCTAATACGGCAGCGCCTCCGCCTTCGTATTTATAGTTATGCGCTTGCTGACCGCAAATGTATTCGTCTCCACGGCCGCAATGACTCATTAAAGCAAGTAGGTTGGCTTGTGTACCGGAACTCGTAAATATTGCAGCTTCAAAACCGTGTCTTTGCGCTGCCCATTGCTCCAATTCATTGACTGTTGGGTCATCCCCATAAACATCGTCGCCCAGTAAGGCTTCCGACATGGCTTTTTTCATATTTGGAGTAGGTAATGTTACGGTGTCAGAACGAAAATCCATTGTCTTTAATCCTTCAAATATCCACACAGTTTGGCTTTGTAAATGCAGGCGATGGTTTTGGCATCGGTGAGTTCACCTTGTCGAATAGCGGCTTCGATTTCACTCATGGAAAAAGGGAGAAGCTCAATAATTTCATCTTCATCGCAGGTCAGACGGTTGGTCTGTTCAAGTTGTTTCGCAACGAATAAGTGCTGGATTTCATCACAGAAACCAGCGAGAGGCGTCACTTGTCCTAAAGAATGCCATTCAGATGCGCTGTAACCCGTTTCTTCTTCAAGCTCTCTTCGGGCACAGGTTTTAGGGGATTCGTTGAGTTCCTTAGTACCAGCGGGAACCTCAAGCAACCATTTTTTTAAAGAAGGACGATATTGCCTAATCAGTAAGATTCGGTTGTCCGAAAAAATGGGCAGTATAACGGCAGCACCGGGGTGCACTATGGTGGTGTGAGTAATGTCGTTTCCATTTGGAAGTTGAACATCCTCTTCGCAAAGCTCTATATTTTTCCAACTGTGGATCGTGCGGGACATAGCTTTTCCATCGCTTTTTTATTGATACTGCCTGCCTGTTCCTTGTTTTGTAAAGCTCCAATAGTGAAAAAGTACAACATTTGACGTACCTATAACTATTCTTGATTAAAACCTCATTTACGTAATCAAAGATTTCCTTCCCATGGTTTTTCAGTAGATCTGCTATAAGAGTCTAATAAAACAAGATATTACTTGTAACAAAGTAATAACAAATGTATAAAAATGCTAATATGTTTATAACCATGTTGCCTAATACCGAGGTGCCTAAATGTTAGGTTCAAATCATCCCAGCCATGCTCAAAAGGCACTACTTTCAGAACGAATCAATAAACTGGTTCATGCACTTTCCGATGGGGTTTACGAAAGAGAACACACCATTAAGCTCTGTTTACTCGCTGCACTGTCTGGCGAAAGTGTTTTCCTACTCGGTCCTCCTGGAATCGCAAAAAGCCTTATCGCCAAACGCCTTATTCAAGCGTTTGATAACAGTTCCTACTTTGAATACCTGATGACACGTTTTTCCACACCTGAAGAGGTGTTCGGCCCCCTTAGCATTCAGGAATTGAAAGATAACGGAAAATACGTTCGCTTAACCAAAGGTTATTTGCCTACGGCGCAAGTCGTTTTCTTAGATGAAATTTGGAAGGCAGGACCGGCGATATTGAATACTTTGCTAACGGTAGTGAACGAAAAAACCTTCAAGAATGGTAACGAAATCGAAAAAGTGCCGATGAGGCTACTGGTTTCTGCTTCGAACGAATTGCCAGATGAAGACAGTGGATTAGAGGCGCTCTACGACCGGATGTTGGTTCGCGTGTTCGTTAACCGAATTCAAGACAAACAAAACTTCCGTTCCATGTTAACCGTAGGGACAGCGCAAGAAGCGCAGGTGCCAGAAGGTCTTGCCATTACTAACGATGAATATCATTTGTGGCTAGAAGAGCTTGATAAGCTCTCATTATCCGAATCGTGCTTTGAAAAACTCTACCAATTGAAGTCGATGCTTGAACAGCGTGTCGATGAAGCGGTCGATATTTCTGAAACCGACATGTATGTGTCGGACAGGCGTTGGAAAAAAGCGGTTAAATTATTGAAAGCCAGCGCGTACTTCAATGGGCGCGACACCATTAACCCACTGGATCTTTTATTACTTCAAGATTGTTTGTGGAACAGCCCAGATTCACGAGATATCGTTGAAGAGGTTGTTCGTGAGTTCGCCATTCATTCTGCGTTTGATCAAGGCGTTATTAGCCAGCAGATTGAAACGTGCAAAGAAGAGCTGGACGACATTCAAGAAGAGCTTGAAAGCCAGTATGCGATGCACCTTTCAATGGACAGCACCGGCAAGTTGTTGAAAAAAGAAATCCACCATTTTGATACGAGCAATGCCAAGCGTTACCAAGTCGGTCGCGACTCTGGGCTCGTCAAATTGGCTCTCCTGCAAAGTAACATGTCTGTTTGGGAGGGAGAAAAAGGGAACACGCGTTGGGTTTACCTTTCTATGACAGAGTTAGAGCGTGTCATCAAAGAAGGGGGCGGTGATGCCTATGGTTACGTAAACCAAAATACCAACCTCGGACGGCTTAAGTTTGGTTTAGATGCCGATGAGCAACTCGTAGTTAAAGACATTGCCAATCGTTCGGTACTGGTGACTTTAGTGACGAAAGACGGGCTAGATAACAGCGTATTCGAAGAGTGGAGCGCGAAAGCCAGCCACGCCTTGGAGCAACTTACACACGCCGAACATCACCTGCTTCAAGTTAAATCTGATTTCCACGGCGCGTTACCGCACAGTTTTATCGACCCTGAATTACCTACTCAAATGGAAGCCAGCATCCAATCTATTAGTCAGCGTTTAGAATCAACGAAAGCACAGTGTGAGAAAAGTGCATTTCGGATTAAACACCTGAATGAGTATTTCGAGTAGGTGAGGGGTGAATCATGTTAGGAGCAGATAGCTTAAACCTCGCATTGATGATCGCAGAATCCGGTTTAATCGATACTGCGGTCAACGATCTGATGGCTCGATCTCAGGTAATGATGGTGGTCGATAATAACCGAGGTGTAAAAACCTCCATGAAAAACCACCTATTGAAATGGCGAGGTAAAGTTAAAAAGAAAATGACGAAGGTGTGTGAAACAGAGCACTTTCGCAATGAACTTGCCCTCTATCAAGAAGTCATTCATTGGACGGAGGATGAGTTCTTCCTAAAGATTAACGATGTGTTAAAACGCCTAGAGTGGCACTCGGCGTTTTATTTGCCCGCTAGGCGCCTACTCGAAAAGAATAAAGGGGTGAATAACCCTATGTTCCCTCATTACTTTTGCGATCAGTGGTACAAAAGCTTAAGTGAAGCGCTGCAGCAGGCGCAAGTAACCGAGCTGGAAGCTGATAAAGAAAAGCTACTGACTGACCTATATCAGCGCATAGAAACCATGAAAAATATGGATAAAGTGTCTGAATCCGGTGATGAAG
Proteins encoded:
- a CDS encoding NUDIX hydrolase; translated protein: MSRTIHSWKNIELCEEDVQLPNGNDITHTTIVHPGAAVILPIFSDNRILLIRQYRPSLKKWLLEVPAGTKELNESPKTCARRELEEETGYSASEWHSLGQVTPLAGFCDEIQHLFVAKQLEQTNRLTCDEDEIIELLPFSMSEIEAAIRQGELTDAKTIACIYKAKLCGYLKD
- a CDS encoding ATPase RavA domain-containing protein, with protein sequence MLGSNHPSHAQKALLSERINKLVHALSDGVYEREHTIKLCLLAALSGESVFLLGPPGIAKSLIAKRLIQAFDNSSYFEYLMTRFSTPEEVFGPLSIQELKDNGKYVRLTKGYLPTAQVVFLDEIWKAGPAILNTLLTVVNEKTFKNGNEIEKVPMRLLVSASNELPDEDSGLEALYDRMLVRVFVNRIQDKQNFRSMLTVGTAQEAQVPEGLAITNDEYHLWLEELDKLSLSESCFEKLYQLKSMLEQRVDEAVDISETDMYVSDRRWKKAVKLLKASAYFNGRDTINPLDLLLLQDCLWNSPDSRDIVEEVVREFAIHSAFDQGVISQQIETCKEELDDIQEELESQYAMHLSMDSTGKLLKKEIHHFDTSNAKRYQVGRDSGLVKLALLQSNMSVWEGEKGNTRWVYLSMTELERVIKEGGGDAYGYVNQNTNLGRLKFGLDADEQLVVKDIANRSVLVTLVTKDGLDNSVFEEWSAKASHALEQLTHAEHHLLQVKSDFHGALPHSFIDPELPTQMEASIQSISQRLESTKAQCEKSAFRIKHLNEYFE